Proteins found in one Sorghum bicolor cultivar BTx623 chromosome 1, Sorghum_bicolor_NCBIv3, whole genome shotgun sequence genomic segment:
- the LOC8062614 gene encoding transcription repressor OFP8 gives MRVLLSRRRGAAGRVLCIKKKARGFMCGCGGTKAISISDGSSDKQSPMATPQTAASTTPLTAMSTTTTRSTRRRGGNRPPPPAAAATSNTEAPSSFSSSSLYADTTTDDGGPSSMESTPSLSALLRQLGELERSVRFLHTAGPTGNGAEAGAGAGVTDGNKQQNGGGGGRRHRRTVSEGCGGGSGRVEESVAVVKESADPLGDFRRSMLQMIVENEIVGGAELRELLHRFLSLNSPHHHHLILRAFAEIWEEVFAGYDRTPDLLVSHRNKKQQHHLPTTRGA, from the coding sequence ATGAGGGTGTTGCTGTCGCGCCGGCGCGGCGCCGCCGGCCGCGTGCTGTGCATCAAGAAGAAGGCCCGCGGATTCATGTGCGGCTGCGGCGGCACCAAGGCCATCTCCATCTCCGACGGCTCGTCCGACAAGCAGTCACCAATGGCCACGCCGCAGACCGCCGCGTCCACCACTCCCCTTACCGCCatgtccaccaccaccaccaggtcGACGAGAAGACGAGGAGGGaacaggccgccgccgccggcggcggcggcgacgtcaAACACGGAGGCTCCCTCCTCGTTCTCATCCTCGTCTTTGTACGCGGACACCACCACCGACGACGGCGGGCCCAGCAGCATGGAGAGCACGCCCAGCCTGTCGGCGCTCCTGCGCCAGCTCGGCGAGCTGGAGCGCAGCGTCCGCTTCCTGCACACCGCGGGACCCACCGGCAACGGAGCGgaggccggcgccggcgccggcgtcaCTGATGGCAACAAGCAgcagaacggcggcggcggcgggcggcggcaccGTCGGACCGTGAGCGAGGGCTGCGGCGGCGGGTCAGGGCGTGTGGAGGAGAGCGTGGCGGTGGTGAAGGAGTCGGCGGACCCGCTGGGCGACTTCCGGCGGTCCATGCTGCAGATGATCGTGGAGAATGAGATCGTGGGCGGGGCCGAGCTCCGGGAGCTGCTGCACCGGTTCCTGTCCCTCAACTCgccgcaccaccaccacctcatcCTCCGCGCCTTCGCCGAGATCTGGGAGGAGGTCTTCGCCGGGTACGACCGCACGCCGGACCTGCTCGTCTCCCACCGCAACAAGAAGCAGCAGCATCACCTGCCAACGACGCGTGGTGCTTGA